The sequence below is a genomic window from Corynebacterium afermentans subsp. afermentans.
CGATGATGCGGCCGGTCAGCCCCAGTCCTTCGCACAGGTCCCGCTGCCACAGGCGCACCGCGTCCGGGTCGGCGATGGGCTGGAACTTGTAGTAGAGCAGGATCTTGCTGGTCATGCCTGGCAGTCTATTAGCCCCGCTTTTGCTTGAACGCGTGGGCGTCGCGCGTGTACACGCGGCGGTGGGTGCCCACCTTGTGGCCGGGCAGCTTGCCATCATCGATGAGCTTGACCACGAACGGGCGCGAGACGCCGAGCAGGTTGGCCACCTGCTGGGTGGTCATCTCCTCGTCCGGTTCCGGTGGGCGCACCAGGCGGCCCTCTGCGAGGTCCTCGAGCAGGTCGCGGACCCACACCGCGGTCTGTTTCGGCAGCGTGACGTGGTCTTTTTCCTGCGTGCGTGCGACAGCCAGGTTGTTGTTGAGCTCGGCTAGCGCGTCTTCCACCGGAGATTGCTGTTCCCGCATGGCCCCGACAATAAACCACAACCGAAACCAGCGCAATGGTTAGTGTGGAAAAACTTAGCGCTTGTGGTACAGCGCCTTCTTCCAGTACTTCGGCTCCGAGGTCGCCAACACGCCCAGGTTGCGAAAAATGCCCTCGTCCACGGACCCCAGGATGGTGGTGATGTGCGCGTCGCATCCGCGCAAGCTGCGCAAATGCTCCAGCGCCAACGCCGCGTCCGGGTTGCTGGACGCAGACACGGACAGGGCGATGAGCACCTCGTCCGTGTGCAGACGCGGGTTCACCGAGCCCAGGTGGCGGGTCTTCAGCGTCTGGATCGGCTCGATGGAATCGGGGGAGAGCAGGTGCACGTCGTCGTCGATGCCGGCCAGTAGCTTAAGCGCGTTGAGCAGCACCGCAGCTGACGGGCCGAGCAGGCCGGAGGTTTTGCCGGTGACGATGCTGCCGTCCGGCAGCTCCAGCGCGGCACCAGGCTTGCCGGTGCGCTCCGCCACCTCCAACGCAGGCGAGACCACGACGCGGTCTTCCACGGAAAGGTCCGCCTTGCGCATGACGTTGAAGTTGCGGTCGGAGACGGTGGAGTCGGCGTCGGCGCGGCGCTCGTCCACAAGCGCAGCGTAGTAGCGGCGGATGATCTCCTGCTCGGCGGCGTGGCGGCACGCGGCGTCGTCGGAGATGCAGTAGCCCGCCATGTTCACGCCCATGTCCGTCGGCGACTGGTAGGGATCCGAGCCGGTGACCTCCCGCAGCAGCGTCTTCAGCAGCGGGAAGACATCAATGTCGCGGTTATAGGAGGACACCTTTTCGCCGTATGCCTCGAGGTGGTACTGGTCGATGACGTTGATGTCGTCCAGGTCCGCCGTCGCCGCCTCGTACGCCAGGTTCACCGGGTGCGAAAGCGGCAGGTTCCAGATCGGGAACGTCTCAAACTTGGCGTAACCTGCGTCGATGCCGCGCTTGTGCTCGTGATACACCTGCGACAGGCAGGTGGCCAGCTTGCCGGAGCCCGGCCCCGGCGCCGTCATCACCACCAGGTCGCGGGAGGTTTCCACGTAATCGTTTCGGCCAAAGCCTTCCTCGCTGACCACCTTTTCGGTGTCGTTGGGGTAGCCCGCAATCATGTAGTGGCGCGAGACCTTCAGGCCCAGCCGCGCCAGGCGCTCCACAAACGCCTCGACGTTCTGGTTGTGGCCCTCCAGCTGCGTGACCACCACGTTTTCCACCAAAAAGCCGCGGTCGCGGAACACGTCCACAAGCCGCAGCACGTCGTCTTCGTAGGTGATGCCCAGATCAGCGCGCATTTTCTGGCGCACGACGTCGCCGGCGTTGAAGCAGATGACAATCTCCACTTCGTCCTTGATCCGGTCCAGCATGGCGATCTTGTTGTCGGGGGTGAACCCGGGCAGGACGCGGGAGGCGTGGTTGTCGTCGAAAAGCTTGCCGCCCATTTCCAGGTAGAGCTTGCCGCCCACCTCGGCGCGCCGTTTCTGAATGTGCTCGGATTGCATCTGGATGTATTTTTCGCGGTCGAACCCGATCTCATACGGCATGGGAGCAATA
It includes:
- a CDS encoding DUF1846 domain-containing protein, producing MPYEIGFDREKYIQMQSEHIQKRRAEVGGKLYLEMGGKLFDDNHASRVLPGFTPDNKIAMLDRIKDEVEIVICFNAGDVVRQKMRADLGITYEDDVLRLVDVFRDRGFLVENVVVTQLEGHNQNVEAFVERLARLGLKVSRHYMIAGYPNDTEKVVSEEGFGRNDYVETSRDLVVMTAPGPGSGKLATCLSQVYHEHKRGIDAGYAKFETFPIWNLPLSHPVNLAYEAATADLDDINVIDQYHLEAYGEKVSSYNRDIDVFPLLKTLLREVTGSDPYQSPTDMGVNMAGYCISDDAACRHAAEQEIIRRYYAALVDERRADADSTVSDRNFNVMRKADLSVEDRVVVSPALEVAERTGKPGAALELPDGSIVTGKTSGLLGPSAAVLLNALKLLAGIDDDVHLLSPDSIEPIQTLKTRHLGSVNPRLHTDEVLIALSVSASSNPDAALALEHLRSLRGCDAHITTILGSVDEGIFRNLGVLATSEPKYWKKALYHKR
- a CDS encoding helix-turn-helix domain-containing protein — translated: MREQQSPVEDALAELNNNLAVARTQEKDHVTLPKQTAVWVRDLLEDLAEGRLVRPPEPDEEMTTQQVANLLGVSRPFVVKLIDDGKLPGHKVGTHRRVYTRDAHAFKQKRG